In Achromobacter pestifer, the DNA window CAGCGTCAACCACATGCGGGCCTGGCCCAGCAGGTCGAGCGCGGTGTTGGTCAGCGCCAGGTCTTCTTCCAGGATGGGGCCGTGGCCGGTCCAGGCGCCCAGCCGCTGCGACAGGATGAGCGAGGAATCGCCCAGGCGCAGCAGGTATTCAAACAGAGTCTTGTCCATGTCTCCCCCGCCGTCTTACATGTGCTTGATTTCTTCGGGCATCGGGAAGAACGTCGGATGCCGGTAGACCTTGCTGTTGGCCGGTTCGAACAGCGGGTCCTTGTCGCCGGGGCTGCTGGCCGAAATATCGGAGGCGCGCACCACCCAGATGCTCAGGCCCTCGTTGCGGCGGGTGTAGACGTCGCGGGCGTGGTTGATCGCCATTTCGGCGTCGGATGCGTGCAGGCTGCCGACGTGCTTGTGCGCCAGGCCGTGCTGGCTGCGGATGAACACTTCCCACAGGGGCCAGTCTTTGCTCATGATGGATGTCCTTGAATGCCGGGCGCGCGCCGCGCGCCCTGATCTGCAATGGTTAGAAGAGTGAGTCTGGAAGCTCACCTACCGGAGCCGTAGCGCGGCCGCGCGGAGCCGGCTTTGCCGGTCCGCAGCGGCGCCCCCTTGAGGGGGAAGCGCGCAGCGCTTCGGGGGTGGGCGTCATCCTTTCAGGCTGCTTTGCGCTCGGCCTGCTTGTCGGCGTAGGCGACCAGGGCATCGCGCACCCAGGCGCCGTCCTCGTGCGCCTTGACGCGCGCGGCCAGGCGTTCGCGGTTGCAGGGGCCGTTGCCCTTGAGCACCGCGTAGAACTCGGTCCAGTCGATCTCGCCGAAGTCGTAGTGGCCACGCTCGGCGTTCCACTTGACTTCGGGATCCGGCACCGTCAGGCCCA includes these proteins:
- the paaB gene encoding 1,2-phenylacetyl-CoA epoxidase subunit PaaB, with the protein product MSKDWPLWEVFIRSQHGLAHKHVGSLHASDAEMAINHARDVYTRRNEGLSIWVVRASDISASSPGDKDPLFEPANSKVYRHPTFFPMPEEIKHM